The Ktedonobacteraceae bacterium genome has a window encoding:
- a CDS encoding ubiquinol-cytochrome c reductase iron-sulfur subunit, whose protein sequence is MSIESSDRPALTPQQYEVLHGGGAEAAEIAKQRLSRRKFLRRSMLAVWGLSTTAAVGGALYMLYPNLAGQFGSDIAVGKKTDFPAAKPANYILGQKGVFYEQLAKTYISHLAADTPFLLHGSDLKEQLQSENFVKDSDGSYWVALYQRCVHLGCTVPFRDDCDSFKCPCHGSHYNVNGEWLDGPAPRSLDRFAMYFDKQGNVVVSTGTLNQTVQHPDASTRLIAIPSVPCSV, encoded by the coding sequence ATGAGTATTGAGAGTAGCGATAGACCTGCTCTTACACCACAGCAGTATGAGGTCTTGCACGGTGGAGGCGCCGAGGCGGCTGAAATAGCCAAACAGCGTCTCTCGCGGCGAAAGTTCCTGCGCAGGTCAATGCTGGCAGTCTGGGGTTTGTCTACGACCGCTGCCGTGGGTGGAGCATTGTACATGTTGTATCCAAATCTGGCAGGTCAGTTTGGTTCGGATATCGCCGTTGGCAAGAAGACGGACTTTCCTGCTGCCAAGCCTGCTAATTACATATTAGGCCAGAAGGGTGTATTTTACGAACAGCTCGCCAAAACGTACATTTCTCACCTGGCCGCGGATACGCCTTTCCTGTTGCATGGTTCCGATCTAAAAGAGCAGCTGCAATCGGAGAACTTCGTCAAAGATAGCGATGGCTCCTACTGGGTTGCGCTGTACCAGCGCTGTGTTCACCTGGGCTGTACCGTTCCGTTCCGCGATGACTGCGATAGCTTTAAGTGTCCATGTCACGGTTCGCACTATAATGTTAATGGAGAATGGCTTGATGGACCGGCTCCTAGAAGCCTGGACCGTTTTGCCATGTACTTTGATAAGCAGGGTAACGTCGTAGTGAGTACAGGCACCCTGAATCAAACTGTCCAGCACCCGGACGCCAGCACACGCTTGATTGCTATTCCAAGCGTACCATGCAGCGTCTAG
- a CDS encoding c-type cytochrome: MIDPVQAVIGIVILLIVVGALLFLFYSRTNAVEKTGYGALIMLAVVSMFIPVLWIMETNAQAMAKVQQHTLAVSNGAGLYAQYCQQCHGLKGQGLSTGPQLNGSAAVNNLSDAQLLAIISAGIPNPTNPSQYLSPPMSQQYNGPLDSNQIQYLFELLRSADPAYLQKNGYPTGASANGFSQVGPDLQASAPSTYQTAVARDAAGQFGAPQDFTNQKSVTVDIIQSPPGATCTPACFQLINIKVKVGTTITWVNKSTSPHTVTAMKGESPTSPTPASNIFDSGNSPAKYIQPGQSFTWTVTTAAYNFNSNHQVLYYCQIHPSMVAEITIVP; this comes from the coding sequence ATGATAGATCCAGTACAGGCTGTAATAGGTATTGTTATCCTGTTAATAGTCGTTGGCGCCCTGCTCTTCCTGTTCTATTCACGCACAAATGCGGTTGAAAAGACCGGGTATGGCGCCTTGATAATGCTTGCCGTGGTCTCAATGTTTATTCCCGTACTCTGGATCATGGAGACAAACGCGCAGGCTATGGCCAAGGTGCAGCAGCATACTCTCGCCGTATCAAATGGCGCCGGGCTTTACGCGCAGTATTGTCAGCAATGCCATGGTCTTAAGGGGCAGGGTCTGAGTACCGGCCCGCAACTCAATGGGAGCGCTGCCGTAAATAACCTGAGTGATGCGCAGTTGCTGGCGATTATCAGTGCCGGTATTCCTAATCCCACTAATCCCTCGCAATATCTCAGTCCGCCAATGAGTCAACAATATAATGGTCCCCTGGATTCAAATCAAATTCAATATCTATTTGAACTGCTTCGCTCGGCCGACCCTGCCTATTTACAGAAGAACGGCTATCCTACCGGTGCAAGCGCTAACGGTTTTAGCCAGGTAGGGCCTGATCTGCAGGCGAGCGCTCCATCTACCTATCAGACGGCTGTCGCGAGGGATGCCGCGGGCCAATTCGGCGCACCGCAGGATTTTACGAACCAGAAGAGCGTGACCGTTGATATCATCCAGTCGCCACCTGGCGCTACCTGCACCCCCGCGTGCTTCCAGTTGATAAACATCAAGGTCAAGGTTGGCACCACCATCACCTGGGTGAATAAGAGTACTTCGCCGCATACTGTGACTGCGATGAAAGGCGAGAGCCCGACTTCTCCAACACCTGCCTCGAATATATTCGACTCAGGTAACTCACCTGCGAAGTATATCCAGCCAGGCCAGTCGTTTACCTGGACGGTGACAACGGCAGCTTATAACTTTAATAGCAATCATCAGGTGCTCTACTACTGTCAGATTCACCCTAGTATGGTAGCTGAGATAACCATTGTGCCATAA
- the glgA gene encoding glycogen synthase GlgA yields the protein MQDEQPLKILMLAAEAVPFAKVGGLADVVGALPKALQKLGHDVRIVMPRFGQISTERFELKPVVDSLTVQMSSFHEHVSVLQGSIGNGIPVYFIDAPRYFDRENIYGYTDDGERFILFCRAALEAVRALNWSPDVIHCNDWQTGIVPNWTHTVYRDDPFFAATATVYTIHNLAYQGIFGYRILEVAGVAAGGFLYPQIVELANVVDIMGRGILFADAVTTVSQRYAQEILTPTYGEKLDHLLRSRRDRLFGILNGIDYTELNPATDHYIAAQYDAETLDKRAENKRALQERAHLPIKPDVPLIAMISRLTDQKGFDLLAQIVQPLFAQGIQFVILGIGDQHYHEMFQNLAVRYPEQVATFLTFNTELAQMIYAGSDMFLMPSRFEPCGLGQLIAMRYGSVPIVHHVGGLADTVQEYDPDTRQGNGFVFTHYDPWELFAAIVRALELYRFKDIWRTLQQHGMAADHSWHASAKAYVDVYRDAIEFHNSGQ from the coding sequence ATGCAGGACGAACAGCCACTGAAAATACTGATGTTGGCCGCTGAAGCGGTGCCATTTGCTAAAGTGGGCGGCCTGGCCGATGTGGTAGGTGCCTTGCCCAAAGCGTTGCAGAAATTGGGACACGATGTGCGCATAGTGATGCCCCGCTTTGGACAGATTTCCACGGAACGGTTCGAACTGAAGCCCGTAGTCGATTCGCTCACAGTACAGATGTCCAGTTTCCACGAGCACGTGAGCGTCCTACAGGGGAGCATCGGCAATGGCATACCGGTCTATTTTATAGATGCTCCACGCTATTTTGATCGCGAGAATATTTACGGCTATACTGACGATGGCGAACGATTTATCCTGTTTTGCCGTGCGGCACTTGAAGCAGTTCGCGCTTTGAACTGGTCTCCCGATGTCATTCATTGCAATGACTGGCAAACCGGCATCGTGCCTAACTGGACGCATACCGTGTATCGCGATGATCCTTTCTTTGCTGCAACTGCAACTGTATATACCATCCATAATCTCGCGTATCAAGGGATTTTTGGCTATCGCATCCTGGAAGTTGCGGGTGTAGCCGCGGGTGGTTTTCTCTATCCACAAATCGTTGAACTCGCCAATGTGGTCGATATCATGGGGCGTGGCATTCTCTTTGCCGATGCCGTCACAACTGTGAGCCAGCGTTACGCGCAAGAAATACTCACTCCCACTTACGGCGAGAAACTCGATCACCTGCTGCGCTCGCGCCGCGACCGTCTCTTCGGTATTCTCAACGGCATAGATTATACCGAATTGAATCCCGCTACCGACCATTATATTGCCGCACAATATGATGCCGAAACGCTGGATAAACGCGCCGAAAATAAGCGCGCGCTACAAGAAAGGGCGCATCTGCCCATCAAGCCCGATGTCCCGCTGATCGCCATGATCTCGCGGCTCACAGACCAGAAAGGGTTTGATCTCCTTGCACAGATTGTTCAACCCTTGTTTGCCCAGGGCATCCAATTCGTTATCCTGGGTATTGGCGATCAGCATTATCACGAAATGTTTCAGAACCTGGCTGTTCGCTATCCCGAGCAGGTCGCTACTTTTCTGACGTTCAATACGGAACTGGCGCAGATGATTTACGCAGGCAGCGACATGTTCTTAATGCCCTCGCGTTTTGAACCCTGTGGCCTGGGCCAATTGATCGCCATGCGCTATGGCAGCGTTCCCATCGTGCATCATGTTGGCGGGCTGGCAGATACAGTACAGGAGTATGATCCAGACACAAGGCAGGGTAATGGTTTCGTTTTTACTCATTATGATCCCTGGGAACTGTTTGCTGCCATTGTGCGCGCTCTGGAGCTTTATCGTTTCAAAGATATCTGGCGTACCTTGCAACAACACGGCATGGCTGCTGACCATTCCTGGCACGCATCCGCAAAAGCCTATGTCGATGTCTACCGCGATGCCATCGAGTTTCACAACAGTGGCCAATAA
- a CDS encoding HD domain-containing protein codes for MAEQFFHHGTAPEPLRIRDFQVKSTISGWLFATEVQVRKANNGKPFLDLTLRDQLGQEITGRYFDPPGNEALLPRESTVVLLEGLVEKFNNQVYIRLLRAITDETAPPELFLPATRHPLAQLEQNLRQLIDKVYHPDLHALLESCFTPEVVARFRRWPAAVRHHGTVIGGLLEHTVQVALIADRMTQMYPCNADLVLAGALLHDIGKLEELEEQVGSGFTPDGRMFGHIVRGLQYVQERAQQMSTLDAAIRNDLLHIILAHHTREYGSPVSPVSIEALIVHLADKAEASLSGFIEHCERTTGPDGWSSYSAKYGGQLRMPAL; via the coding sequence ATGGCAGAGCAATTTTTCCACCATGGCACCGCGCCTGAACCACTTCGTATCAGAGATTTCCAGGTAAAGAGCACCATCTCTGGATGGCTGTTTGCGACAGAAGTGCAGGTGCGCAAGGCAAACAACGGTAAACCCTTTCTTGACCTCACACTACGCGACCAGCTCGGGCAAGAAATCACCGGTCGATACTTCGACCCACCAGGCAACGAGGCTCTTTTGCCAAGGGAAAGTACGGTTGTGCTTTTAGAGGGATTGGTCGAAAAATTCAATAACCAGGTCTATATACGCCTGTTACGGGCCATAACAGATGAAACTGCTCCACCAGAACTTTTCCTGCCCGCAACTCGCCATCCCCTGGCCCAGCTTGAGCAGAACCTGCGACAACTCATAGACAAAGTCTATCACCCAGACCTGCATGCTCTACTCGAAAGCTGCTTTACTCCTGAAGTCGTCGCGCGTTTTCGCCGCTGGCCAGCGGCGGTGCGGCATCACGGAACAGTCATTGGAGGATTACTGGAGCATACAGTACAGGTGGCCTTGATCGCCGATAGGATGACGCAGATGTACCCCTGCAACGCAGACCTGGTGCTGGCAGGCGCGCTCCTGCACGATATCGGCAAATTGGAAGAATTGGAAGAGCAGGTTGGATCGGGCTTCACGCCTGATGGCCGTATGTTCGGCCATATCGTGCGCGGATTGCAATATGTTCAGGAGCGAGCACAGCAAATGAGCACATTAGACGCGGCCATTCGCAACGATCTGCTTCATATCATTCTGGCCCATCACACCAGGGAATACGGTTCGCCTGTAAGCCCCGTGAGTATTGAAGCCTTGATCGTTCATCTTGCCGATAAGGCAGAGGCCAGCCTGAGCGGTTTTATTGAACATTGCGAACGCACAACAGGCCCCGACGGCTGGTCATCCTACAGCGCTAAATATGGAGGACAGCTGAGAATGCCTGCATTGTGA
- a CDS encoding sigma-70 region 4 domain-containing protein, translating to MEQQHSQAADLSLVDSLDEEVIKRRAYLAGIFEHLPIYGSEAFWSAVETPSMKSALPLEVLVKCLRSLVTKGDIEGRNRILTVIIRHIQVSNEYWLRSVLNTLSLRVEEQQAFFSDLYADLCEHLIRMLIDPTRIFWEENFQHCLRFERKHVYHAFMVREGRWQHSPDKLPERIPRKHIDSLDTMLVHAGDETMAFEMDDEGAQRALLTVEYAEIPRLVLRLPEKLQAVVWLIFWEGRTETDTARILEVSDRTVRKRKHEALELLREELHTRRDEWL from the coding sequence GTGGAGCAACAGCATTCTCAGGCCGCGGACCTATCACTTGTGGACTCGCTCGATGAGGAAGTAATCAAGCGTCGCGCTTACCTGGCAGGCATATTTGAACATTTGCCCATATATGGATCGGAGGCTTTCTGGAGCGCTGTTGAAACGCCATCTATGAAATCGGCGCTTCCACTGGAAGTGCTGGTAAAATGCCTGCGTAGCCTCGTTACAAAAGGTGATATTGAAGGCCGTAATCGCATTCTCACGGTCATTATTCGCCATATTCAGGTATCTAACGAGTATTGGCTACGGAGTGTACTTAATACGCTTTCTTTGAGGGTTGAGGAGCAGCAAGCGTTTTTCAGTGATCTCTATGCTGACCTGTGTGAGCATCTGATACGGATGCTGATTGACCCGACTCGCATCTTCTGGGAGGAGAATTTTCAGCACTGTTTGCGCTTCGAGCGTAAACATGTCTATCATGCCTTTATGGTGCGCGAAGGGAGATGGCAGCACTCGCCGGACAAACTCCCTGAACGTATACCGCGCAAGCATATAGATAGTCTGGATACAATGCTTGTGCATGCCGGCGATGAGACAATGGCGTTTGAGATGGACGATGAAGGGGCACAGCGGGCTTTGTTGACCGTGGAATATGCGGAGATACCGCGCCTCGTCCTGCGTTTACCTGAGAAATTACAGGCCGTTGTCTGGCTCATTTTCTGGGAGGGCAGAACAGAAACGGATACCGCCAGGATTTTGGAAGTTTCTGATCGAACTGTGCGCAAGCGAAAGCATGAGGCCTTGGAGCTACTACGTGAGGAGTTGCATACAAGAAGGGATGAATGGTTATGA
- the larC gene encoding nickel pincer cofactor biosynthesis protein LarC produces the protein MAQLIAYLDCYSGISGNMFLGAMLDVGLSLDTLKQGLSALPLQGYELKLERFQDKGIRGSRFEVVPSEQQQQTRHLSDIVTLIESSTLSARVREMTIDIFKCLAQAEAIVHGTSIEEVHFHEVGAVDAIVDITGAAIAIEALGITQLYASPLPMSSGHVQTAHGLLPVPAPATLEILRRINAPWKPCPVEGEMVTPTGAAILATLAQFCMPAIAIQRVGYGFGHKQFPWPNCLRACLGTSYGLEQDDNGLADTDWVTVIETNIDNMTGELLGGLMDRLLAAGALDVSYIPMQMKKNRPAVMLVIICRSEESDAMAQLLLRETSTLGVRIQQVQRLKAQRIQQQIETALGPLTIKVKRLGTRIISASPEYEECHRIALERGIALEEVYDVARRAIESHFGK, from the coding sequence ATGGCACAGCTCATCGCCTATCTTGATTGTTATTCTGGCATTAGCGGCAATATGTTTCTAGGCGCAATGCTCGATGTCGGTCTCTCATTAGATACGCTTAAACAGGGCCTGTCCGCTTTGCCTCTCCAGGGCTATGAACTCAAGCTCGAGCGTTTTCAGGATAAGGGCATTCGAGGTTCGCGTTTTGAAGTTGTGCCTTCGGAACAGCAACAACAAACGCGCCATCTTTCAGACATCGTAACGTTGATTGAATCCTCCACGCTTTCTGCGCGAGTGCGAGAAATGACAATCGACATCTTTAAGTGCCTGGCCCAGGCTGAAGCGATTGTCCATGGCACCAGCATTGAAGAAGTGCATTTCCATGAAGTTGGGGCTGTTGATGCCATTGTTGATATCACCGGAGCGGCCATTGCTATCGAAGCTCTGGGAATAACGCAACTCTACGCCTCACCTTTGCCTATGAGCAGCGGCCATGTGCAAACTGCGCATGGACTATTGCCGGTTCCTGCTCCCGCCACGCTCGAAATCCTGCGCCGTATCAATGCGCCATGGAAACCATGCCCGGTCGAAGGCGAGATGGTGACGCCCACCGGAGCGGCCATTCTCGCGACGCTGGCGCAATTTTGCATGCCTGCCATTGCTATTCAGCGCGTAGGCTATGGCTTTGGACACAAACAATTTCCCTGGCCCAACTGCCTGCGTGCCTGCCTTGGCACATCATATGGATTGGAACAGGATGACAATGGCTTGGCGGATACCGATTGGGTCACGGTCATTGAAACCAACATTGACAATATGACCGGCGAACTGCTGGGCGGGCTTATGGATCGCCTGTTAGCGGCTGGCGCGTTGGATGTGAGCTATATTCCCATGCAGATGAAAAAGAATCGCCCTGCTGTCATGCTGGTAATCATCTGCCGTTCCGAAGAGAGCGATGCCATGGCTCAACTACTTCTTAGAGAGACCAGCACTCTCGGCGTGCGCATCCAGCAGGTACAACGCTTGAAGGCTCAGCGCATCCAGCAGCAAATCGAGACGGCGTTAGGTCCCTTAACGATCAAGGTCAAACGCCTCGGTACGCGCATCATCAGCGCCTCACCCGAATATGAAGAATGCCACCGTATCGCGCTCGAACGTGGGATTGCGCTGGAGGAGGTATACGATGTTGCGCGGCGCGCGATAGAATCCCATTTTGGAAAATAG
- a CDS encoding DUF1992 domain-containing protein — translation MDFKDWRKSTQENTEEEKAPKINRFRGRRFYDYIDEQIREAQEQGKFENLQGFGKPLNLDSNPYTGDKTLGYNLLKSNGYAPPEIELANEISRELADAETKLEKLRHQGQAMRARRVPPFPSEKRAFNAAVEKATAEYGQKLRELNRKILTLNLSAPAAMHRPLIEVEKQVQQFRESCPMFTV, via the coding sequence ATGGATTTCAAAGATTGGCGTAAATCGACGCAAGAGAACACTGAAGAGGAAAAGGCGCCAAAGATCAACAGGTTTCGCGGCAGGCGGTTCTACGATTATATCGATGAGCAGATTCGGGAGGCTCAAGAACAGGGTAAATTTGAGAACCTTCAAGGGTTCGGTAAACCGCTCAACCTTGATAGCAACCCCTATACAGGTGATAAGACTCTGGGTTATAACCTGCTCAAAAGCAATGGCTATGCGCCTCCAGAGATCGAGCTGGCGAACGAAATCTCGAGGGAGCTTGCTGATGCGGAAACAAAGTTGGAGAAGCTGCGCCATCAAGGGCAGGCAATGCGGGCGCGTCGCGTTCCCCCATTTCCCAGCGAAAAACGCGCTTTTAATGCCGCCGTAGAGAAGGCGACTGCCGAATACGGCCAGAAGCTGCGCGAGTTGAACCGCAAGATACTCACGCTAAATTTGTCAGCACCCGCTGCTATGCATAGGCCGTTGATAGAGGTTGAAAAGCAGGTGCAACAATTTCGCGAATCCTGTCCTATGTTCACCGTGTAA